From the genome of Nicotiana sylvestris chromosome 2, ASM39365v2, whole genome shotgun sequence, one region includes:
- the LOC138885453 gene encoding uncharacterized protein, with product MSAPPGNWEEQSTDRPPLFNGHYYSWLINRMRDHIIEEDYQLWDIIVDGPLATMKKNAEGVDVPKTRADCNAEDLRKWEKNAKAKKWLVCGLGLDEYSRIQICTTTKKIWDTLQVDHEGTPQVKRSRGTLLYS from the coding sequence atgagtgcaccacctggaaactgggaagaGCAATCCACtgataggcctccactctttaatggccactACTACTCTTGGTTGATAaataggatgagagatcacatcatcgaAGAAGACTATCAGCTATGGGATATTATCGttgatggtcccctggctaccatgaagaagaatgctgaaggagtagatgtgccaaaaacaagagctgactgcaatgctgaggacttgaggaaatgggaaaagaatgctaaagcgaagaaatggcttgtgtgtggacttggtctaGATGAGTATAGTAGAATTCAAATCTGTACCACTACTAAGAAAATCTGGGATACTTTGCAAGTGgatcatgaaggaacacctcaagtgaagaggtctagaggaacactgctatattcttaa